One stretch of Salarias fasciatus chromosome 19, fSalaFa1.1, whole genome shotgun sequence DNA includes these proteins:
- the lrrc57 gene encoding leucine-rich repeat-containing protein 57, giving the protein MGNSALKSHLETSQKTGVFQLTGKGLQEFPEELQRLTANLRTVDLSGNKIEVLPASIGNFLQMKSLTLNSNRLTALPSELGKLKKLETLSLTGNRIQQLPPTVGQLKALRTLNLAGNQISEFPSGLGTLRQLDLLDLSRNQIQSVPAEVSELQAIEINLNQNQISVLSAEVSRCPRLKVLRLEENCLELSSIPHSILTQSQVSLFSVEGNLFEVKRLRDLEGYDKYMERFTATKKKFT; this is encoded by the exons ATGGGGAACAGCGCTCTGAAGTCCCACCTGGAGACCTCCCAGAAGACGGGAGTGTTCCAGCTGACTGGGAagggcctgcaggag TTTCCCGAAGAACTGCAGAGACTCACCGCCAATTTGAGGACGGTGGATCTGTCTGGGAACAAGATCGAGGTTTTACCTGCTTCGATCGGGAACTTCCTCCAGATGAAGAGTCTCACACTGAACTCCAACCGGCTCA CCGCGCTCCCCTCTGAGCTCGGGAAGCTGAAGAAGCTGGAGACGCTGAGTCTGACTGGGAACCGCATTCAGCAGCTGCCCCCCACTGTAGGCCAGCTCAAAGCCCTGCGAACCCTCAACCTGGCCGGGAACCAGATCTCAGAGTTCCCCTCTGGACTGGGAACCCTCAGgcagctggacctgctggacctgtcCCGGAACCAGATCCAGAGTGTCCCTGCAGaggtctctgagctgcaggccaTCGAGATCAACCTCAACCAGAACCAG ATCTCAGTGCTGTCGGCGGAGGTCTCTCGGTGTCCCCGGCTGAAGGTTCTGCGTCTGGAGGAGAACTGTCTGGAGCTGTCGTCCATCCCTCACTCCATCCTCACTCAGTCGCAGgtgtctctgttctctgtggAGGGAAACCTGTTCGAGGTCAAGAGACTCCGGGACCTGGAGGGCTACGACAAG TACATGGAGCGTTTCACAGCCACGAAGAAGAAGTTCACCTGA
- the tyro3 gene encoding tyrosine-protein kinase receptor TYRO3: MRELWWILLLLLRRPEEACGSGVVFTKHPTNQTVSQGNEVRLGCAVEGVNEPDIFWMKDGEKLYSTDQVFLTLGDQHLETSHSVKSVQQQDAGQYWCEVEFHGLNFSSQRAWITVEGVPHFLQEPQDVATLPDAPFNLTCAAVGPPEPVEVLWWLGGVQEGEPRASPSVLHVAGVNSSVKFYCEAKNTRGISVSRTGTVHIKVLPAAPFGLQVIRMNYNNVTLSWKPGFSGYSELATCNVQVSRRSVRRSDLPPQTVVVPPHLLELSGLRSHSNYSARVSCVNEVGASPFSSWLHFTTPESVPSAAPMNLSFQLSEQQLHLTWDQLQESQLQGRLVSYKLQWTLAGELQEPLLYKENWAELPGGARFFNASFQVSACTLVGCGPSSPPVLVLPASVQVQVPRSHMWVGLLLGLLGATVVGLLLTVVAQRRGKETQFGSVFKSPGPDSSVSFTAARSFSRNVSDQHESTLDSLGINDELKNKLQDVLIPERLLTLGHMLGKGEFGSVREALLKTDDSSIQKVAVKVLKSDITSSGDIEQCLKEAAYMKDFHHPNVIQLIGVSLHRRPGQRLPIPMVVLPFMKHGDLHTFLLLSRLGEQPFELSLHTLLRFMLDVSRGMDYLSSRNIIHRDLAARNCMLDENMTVCVADFGLSKKIYSGDYYRQGSVSKLPVKWIALESLADNVYTTQSDVWAFGVTMWEIMTRGQTPYPGVENSEIYEFLIKGERLKKPPDCRDDIYEIMHSCWSPVPKCRPSFQLLVSQLEALWLSVSPAPPTKEPLLYVNLEGEEGDPSMGAGGVAGARAPLPEEEQQDEEAAASSWSVPWQRCVEDEEKDWLIMASGAALAIGGDYRYIIGPCGAPEEDGEGEEGRRGELMRDEEDVINV, from the exons ATGAGGGAGCTCTGGTGgatcctgctgctcctgctgcggAGACCGGAGGAGGCGTGCGGGAGCG GTGTGGTTTTCACCAAACATCCCACCAATCAGACGGTGTCTCAGGGGAACGAGGTTCGTCTGGGATGCGCGGTGGAAGGAGTGAATGAGCCGGACATCTTTTGGATGAAGGATGGAGAGAAACTGTACAGCACGGACCAGGTCTTCCTCACCCTGGGAGATCAGCATTTGGAGACCTCCCACAG TGTGAAGTCGGTCCAGCAACAGGATGCAGGGCAGTACTGGTGTGAGGTCGAGTTTCATGGTCTGAACTTTTCCTCGCAGCGAGCCTGGATCACAGTGGAAG GCGTCCCTCACTTCCTCCAGGAGCCCCAGGATGTGGCCACGCTCCCCGACGCTCCCTTTAACCTGACCTGCGCCGCCGTCGGCCCTCCAGAGCCCGTCGAAGTGCTGTGGTGGCtcggaggagtccaggaggggGAGCCCAGAGCGTCTCCCTCCGTTCTCCACGTCGCAG gtGTGAACAGCAGTGTGAAGTTTTACTGTGAGGCGAAGAACACTCGTGGGATCTCGGTGTCCAGAACAGGAACGGTTCACATTAAAG tacTGCCCGCAGCACCGTTCGGCCTGCAGGTCATCAGGATGAACTACAACAACGTcacgttgtcatggaaaccggGATTCTCTGGCTACTCAGAACTGGCCACCTGCAACGTCCAG GTGTCGCGGCGCTCCGTCCGGAGGTCGGACCTCCCCCCGCAGACGGTCGTGGTTCCTCCCCACCTCCTGGAGCTGTCTGGCCTGAGGAGTCACTCTAACTACAGCGCCAGGGTGTCGTGTGTGAACGAGGTGGGGGCgtctcctttctcctcctggCTGCACTTCACCACACCAGAGTCCG tgccctcagctgctcccatGAACCTCAGCTTCCAGCTGTccgagcagcagctccatctgACCTGGGATCAGCTGCAGGAGTCCCAGCTGCAGGGCCGCCTTGTCTCCTACAAGCTGCAGTGGACTCTGGCAGGAGAACTGCAG GAGCCGCTGCTCTACAAGGAGAACTGGGCTGAGCTTCCAGGAGGAGCTCGCTTCTTCAACGCCTCCTTCCAGGTGTCGGCCTGCACGTTGGTGGGATGCggcccctccagccccccgGTGCTGGTGCTGCCTGCCTCAG tgcaggtccaggtcccgcGGAGCCACATGtgggtggggctgctgctgggcctgctgGGGGCCACGGTGGTGGGCCTCCTCCTGACGGTGGTCGCTCAGCGCCGAGGGAAGGAGACGCAGTTCGG ATCGGTCTTCAAGAGTCCTGGTCCTGACAGCTCGGTCTCCTTCACAGCAGCTCGATCCTTCAGCAGGAACGTCAGCGACCAGCACGAGTCCACCT tggacAGCTTAGGTATCAACGATGAGCTGAAGAACAAACTGCAAGATGTTCTGATTCCGGAGAGGCTGCTGACTCTGGGACACATGCTGGGCAAAG gtgaGTTTGGCTCAGTTCGAGAAGCCCTCCTGAAGACGGATGACTCCTCCATCCAGAAGGTTGCTGTGAAAGTTCTAAAAT CTGACATCACTTCCTCTGGAGACATCGAGCAGTGTCTGAAGGAGGCAGCATACATGAAGGACTTCCACCATCCCAACGTCATCCAGCTCattg GAGTGAGCCTCCACAGACGTCCCGGTCAGCGGCTGCCGATCCCGATGGTGGTGCTACCGTTCATGAAGCACGGAGACCTGCacaccttcctgctgctgtcccgCCTGGGAGAGCAGCCATTC GAGCTGTCCCTGCACACCCTGCTGCGCTTCATGCTGGATGTGTCTCGGGGGATGGACTacctgagcagcaggaacatcatCCACAGAGACCTGGCAGCCAGAAACTGCAT GCTGGACGAGAATATGACGGTGTGTGTGGCAGACTTCGGCCTCTCTAAGAAGATCTACAGTGGAGATTATTACCGGCAAGGATCCGTCTCAAAGCTTCCTGTCAAGTGGATCGCACTGGAGAGTCTGGCCGACAACGTGTACACCACACAGAGCGAcgtg TGGGCCTTTGGAGTCACCATGTGGGAGATCATGACTCGTGGCCAGACTCCGTATCCCGGTGTGGAAAACTCTGAAATCTACGAGTTTCTGATTAAAGGAGAACGACTGAAGAAACCTCCGGACTGCAGAGACGACAT ATATGAGATCATGCACAGCTGCTGGAGTCCGGTTCCAAAGTGTCGTCCCAGTTTCCAGCTCCTCGTCAGCCAGCTGGAGGCGCTGTGGCTCAGCGTGTCGCCGGCGCCTCCTACGAAGGAGCCCTTACTCTATGTCAACctggaaggggaggagggggaccCCAGCATGGGAGCAGGAGGCGTGGCGGGGGCCCGGGCCCCActaccagaggaggagcagcaggatgaggaggCAGCAGCATCCAGCTGGAGCGTCCCGTGGCAGCGGTgtgtggaggacgaggagaaggACTGGCTCATAATGGCGTCCGGCGCCGCGCTCGCCATTGGAGGAGACTACAGGTACATCATCGGACCATGTGGCGCCCCTGAGGAGGATGGGGAGGGAGAAGAGGGGAGGCGAGGAGAACTGATGAGGGACGAGGAAGACGTCATCAACGTCTGA
- the haus2 gene encoding HAUS augmin-like complex subunit 2 isoform X1 translates to MKKVTRKSARMAPVQEQSLVSEEKSFQESSESAAGQLLSNCVSEGVVTEEEVASLQDSVLSSHLYETDKHVKATQELDQLRLQVELLRLEQKSADVAHRFHLIRRFQEIQMFNEHLQQVLKNHKKLRERLMQPVTGNKLPIPSHLHRSVVEVFDLMLEFIVNLEDKLSSTHAQESINEHQSLLYRSVDQLSFIGVQTENLANQLLEGKISAHHCLH, encoded by the exons atgaaaaaagtgacGAGAAAATCCGCGAGAATGGCGCCGGTTCAGGAACAGAGCCTGGTGTCGGAAGAGAAG AGTTTTCAGGAGAGTTCTGAGTCTGCAGCTGGTCAGCTGCTGTCCAACTGtgtctctgagggagtggtAACTGAG GAGGAGGTAGCTTCTCTCCAAGACTCGGTCTTGTCTTCTCACCTGTATGAAACTGATAAGCACGTAAAAGCAACGCAAGAGCTGGACCAG CTGcgcctgcaggtggagctgttgCGGCTGGAGCAGAAGAGTGCAGATGTTGCTCACAGGTTCCACCTCA TTCGCAGGTTCCAGGAGATCCAGATGTTTAACGAACACCTGCAGCAGGTcctgaaaaaccacaaaaagcTGAGAGAGCGACTGATGCAACCGGTCACCGGAAACAAGCTGCCCATCCCCAGTCACTTGCACAG GTCTGTGGTGGAGGTCTTCGACTTGATGCTTGAGTTCATTGTCAATCTGGAggacaagctaagctccacccACGCACAGGAGTCCATAAATGAACACCAGAGCCTGTTG TACCGCTCTGTGGACCAGCTCTCCTTTATAGGTGTACAGACAGAAAATCTGGCCAATCAGCTTCTGGAGGGGAAGATTTCTGCTCATCATTGTCTTCATTAA
- the haus2 gene encoding HAUS augmin-like complex subunit 2 isoform X2: MTVVLDNLTDCASSLKSFQESSESAAGQLLSNCVSEGVVTEEEVASLQDSVLSSHLYETDKHVKATQELDQLRLQVELLRLEQKSADVAHRFHLIRRFQEIQMFNEHLQQVLKNHKKLRERLMQPVTGNKLPIPSHLHRSVVEVFDLMLEFIVNLEDKLSSTHAQESINEHQSLLYRSVDQLSFIGVQTENLANQLLEGKISAHHCLH, from the exons ATGACAGTAGTTCTGGACAACTTGACAGATTGTGCATCATCTCTTAAG AGTTTTCAGGAGAGTTCTGAGTCTGCAGCTGGTCAGCTGCTGTCCAACTGtgtctctgagggagtggtAACTGAG GAGGAGGTAGCTTCTCTCCAAGACTCGGTCTTGTCTTCTCACCTGTATGAAACTGATAAGCACGTAAAAGCAACGCAAGAGCTGGACCAG CTGcgcctgcaggtggagctgttgCGGCTGGAGCAGAAGAGTGCAGATGTTGCTCACAGGTTCCACCTCA TTCGCAGGTTCCAGGAGATCCAGATGTTTAACGAACACCTGCAGCAGGTcctgaaaaaccacaaaaagcTGAGAGAGCGACTGATGCAACCGGTCACCGGAAACAAGCTGCCCATCCCCAGTCACTTGCACAG GTCTGTGGTGGAGGTCTTCGACTTGATGCTTGAGTTCATTGTCAATCTGGAggacaagctaagctccacccACGCACAGGAGTCCATAAATGAACACCAGAGCCTGTTG TACCGCTCTGTGGACCAGCTCTCCTTTATAGGTGTACAGACAGAAAATCTGGCCAATCAGCTTCTGGAGGGGAAGATTTCTGCTCATCATTGTCTTCATTAA